A window of the Lactuca sativa cultivar Salinas chromosome 5, Lsat_Salinas_v11, whole genome shotgun sequence genome harbors these coding sequences:
- the LOC111890649 gene encoding scarecrow-like protein 9, with the protein MDPGPGRFGSLADGNGFQFGNQSVTVLPDEKALDTRSRFDNTFSIYNPVNDVNAYQNQLNFRGIQFDPPTNSSSPVVTSSLDDELHEDCDLSDAILGYISQVLMEEDMEDKSCLLYESLDLQAAEKSFYDVLVEKYPPSPSLSYDEGLFSVDQYIQSPHDSPLSHHNNTYVGKFTNGSIDYLHDDSNLRNIGDRNVPCTSVSSSNSGNNIIDVDSHPTTFQVSEICDENQMTMTMNFNKGVEEANKFLPSNNRLLADFNGGGAYAFLPKSQDTESDELRTIPTRVRKIPSDIGTEERSIKQAAIYGDYTVRTKEIDLMLLDSMGEGDVALRMFRNTLQNETNKDKLKDKEPKCLTRSRRKGVRKKQNKKEVIDLRSLLVTCAQAVAADDRRNASELLKQIKQHASPFGDGNQRLAHCFANGLEARLAGTGSQIHRGLVSKKTSAGDYIKAYHLYVASSPFRKISNYASNRTIQDMALNATRVHIIDFGILYGFQWPTFIQRISQRPGGPPSVRLTGIEFPQPGFRPAETIEETGARLKEYANHFKVPFEYTPIAKRWECVNVEDLKIEKGEFLVVNCMYRSKNLLDETVGVDSARNVVLNLVKKINPNAFIHGILNGSYNAPFFVTRFREALFHFSALFDMLETNVPRERPERKLLEGELFGKEIMNVVACEGWERIERPETYKQWHVRNLRAGFVSVPFSRAIMKLAREKVGLYHKDFLIDFDNDWLLQGWKGRIIYAISCWKSA; encoded by the coding sequence ATGGATCCAGGACCTGGTAGATTTGGTAGTTTGGCGGATGGAAATGGATTTCAATTCGGGAATCAAAGTGTTACCGTATTACCTGATGAAAAAGCCCTAGATACTCGCTCCCGGTTCGACAATACGTTTTCGATCTATAATCCCGTCAATGACGTGAATGCGTACCAGAATCAACTCAATTTCAGAGGTATACAATTTGATCCTCCAACCAATTCCTCGTCGCCAGTTGTCACTTCGAGTCTGGATGACGAGCTTCATGAAGATTGCGATCTGTCGGATGCGATCTTGGGATATATCAGTCAGGTGCTTATGGAAGAAGATATGGAGGACAAGTCTTGTCTACTTTACGAGTCTTTAGATCTTCAAGCTGCGGAGAAGTCCTTCTATGATGTCCTTGTCGAGAAGTACCCTCCATCACCATCCTTATCCTATGATGAAGGTTTGTTTTCTGTTGACCAGTATATACAGAGCCCCCATGATAGTCCTTTATCACATCATAACAATACATATGTTGGTAAATTCACTAATGGTAGTATTGATTACTTACATGATGACTCAAATCTACGAAATATTGGTGATCGTAATGTACCATGTACATCAGTAAGTTCATCAAACAGTGGAAATAACATAATCGATGTAGATTCTCATCCAACCACTTTTCAGGTCTCTGAGATTTGTGATGAGAATCAAATGACAATGACGATGAACTTTAACAAGGGTGTAGAAGAAGCCAATAAGTTTCTTCCTAGTAACAACAGACTGTTAGCTGATTTCAATGGAGGTGGTGCATATGCATTTTTGCCCAAATCTCAGGATACTGAAAGTGATGAACTGAGAACCATTCCAACAAGGGTGAGGAAAATCCCTTCTGATATAGGGACCGAAGAAAGGAGTATCAAGCAGGCTGCAATCTACGGAGATTATACTGTAAGAACCAAAGAGATTGACTTAATGCTCCTAGATTCCATGGGAGAAGGTGATGTAGCTTTACGCATGTTTCGCAACACCCTGCAAAAcgaaacaaacaaagacaaactcAAAGACAAAGAACCAAAATGTCTAACAAGAAGCCGAAGGAAAGGTGTTCGtaagaaacaaaacaaaaaggAAGTGATCGATTTAAGAAGCCTATTAGTGACATGTGCACAAGCTGTTGCTGCAGATGACAGAAGGAATGCAAGTGAGCTTCTGAAACAAATCAAACAACACGCTTCACCTTTTGGCGATGGGAATCAAAGGTTAGCTCATTGTTTCGCTAATGGTCTTGAAGCACGCTTAGCTGGCACTGGTAGCCAAATTCATAGAGGTCTAGTCAGCAAGAAAACATCTGCTGGTGATTACATTAAAGCATACCATCTCTACGTTGCGTCTTCCCCTTTTAGAAAGATTTCAAATTATGCATCAAACAGGACAATTCAAGATATGGCTCTAAACGCAACAAGGGTGCACATCATTGATTTCGGAATCCTGTATGGATTCCAATGGCCCACTTTCATCCAACGTATTTCACAGAGACCCGGTGGGCCCCCAAGTGTGAGATTAACCGGAATTGAATTTCCACAACCGGGATTCCGTCCCGCAGAAACAATCGAAGAGACCGGCGCTAGGTTAAAAGAGTACGCTAATCACTTCAAAGTTCCATTCGAGTATACTCCAATTGCAAAACGATGGGAGTGTGTGAATGTTGAGGATTTAAAAATCGAAAAAGGTGAGTTTTTAGTGGTGAATTGTATGTATCGATCGAAGAATTTGCTCGATGAAACTGTTGGAGTGGATAGTGCTAGAAACGTGGTTTTGAATCTGGTAAAGAAGATAAATCCGAATGCGTTTATCCATGGGATTTTAAACGGGTCATATAACGCCCCGTTTTTTGTGACCCGATTTAGGGAAGCGCTTTTCCATTTCTCGGCTTTGTTTGATATGCTTGAAACGAATGTGCCACGTGAGCGACCTGAAAGGAAGCTTCTAGAAGGGGAGTTGTTCGGAAAAGAAATTATGAATGTTGTCGCGTGTGAAGGGTGGGAGAGAATTGAAAGACCCGAAACGTATAAACAGTGGCATGTTCGTAATTTGAGAGCAGGGTTTGTTTCTGTTCCTTTTTCACGAGCGATTATGAAATTGGCAAGAGAGAAAGTGGGATTGTATCATAAGGATTTCTTGATAGATTTTGATAATGATTGGCTTTTACAGGGATGGAAAGGTCGAATCATTTATGCCATTTCTTGTTGGAAATCCGCGTGA